The following proteins come from a genomic window of Aspergillus luchuensis IFO 4308 DNA, chromosome 3, nearly complete sequence:
- a CDS encoding DNA-directed RNA polymerase I core subunit RPA190 (BUSCO:EOG092605OK;~COG:K;~EggNog:ENOG410PG11;~InterPro:IPR007066,IPR007081,IPR007080,IPR007083, IPR038120,IPR000722,IPR042102,IPR006592,IPR015699;~PFAM:PF05000,PF04998,PF04997,PF04983,PF00623;~go_function: GO:0003677 - DNA binding [Evidence IEA];~go_function: GO:0003899 - DNA-directed 5'-3' RNA polymerase activity [Evidence IEA];~go_function: GO:0008270 - zinc ion binding [Evidence IEA];~go_process: GO:0006351 - transcription, DNA-templated [Evidence IEA]), giving the protein MNAPLTHGDQQSDRQASDGIEVRESKKGSFISKIWGRSRKDVNNRDKERISNHGALQVPTWVRRRCRTAEKKLGETFRIVDTDEPAFSASQAFNPPRVPEFAPPASFVAQAAARGIMTTFARPVASSIAGIEFGVYNDQDIKAISVKRIHNTPTLDSFNNPVPGGLYDPAMGAWGDHVCTTCRQTSWSCTGHPGHIELPVHVYNVTHFDQLYRLLKGQCVYCHRFQMSRTNINSYSCKLRLLHYGLVDEVAVIDTIGGKGSDKKKANKDGEGSSSEEEDDDDIIARRNAFVKKSIRQAQADGRLRGLMSGSKNPLAAEQRRALVREFFKDIGAVKKCASCSGLSPSYRKDRSSKIFRKALPEKSRLTMTQAGFQIPNSLVLLQQAKKLTSKEKAALANGVSDNVSTTSETHGAEEEVARGNAIVAQAESRKQAVGETQQFMPSPEVHAAMTLLFEKEQEILSLVYNSRPLPKKESQVSADMFFIKNILVPPNKFRPAAPQGPGQIMEAQQNQSFTAILKNCDIINQISKERQSAGADSTTRVRDYRDLLHSIVTLQDTVNMLIDRDRGNLSGPAAAAAPMGIKQYLEKKEGLFRKNMMGKRVNFAARSVISPDPNIETNEIGVPMVFAKKLTYPEPVTNHNFWEMKQAVINGPDKYPGASAIENEFGQVTNLRFKSLDERTALANQLLAPSNWRMKGSRNKKVYRHLTTGDIVLMNRQPTLHKPSIMGHKARVLPNERTIRMHYANCNTYNADFDGDEMNMHFPQNELARSEAMMLADADHQYLVATSGKPLRGLIQDHISMGTWFTCRDSFFDEEEYYQLLYSCLRPENSHTITDRIQTVGPTVIRPKRLWTGKQIISTILKNIMPSDRAGLNLKSKSSTPGDRWGEGNEEGEVIFKDGEMLCGILDKKQIGPTAGGLIDAIHEIYGHTIAGRLISILGRLLTRYLNMRAFTCGIDDLRLTPEGDRVRKEKISEAAAIGREVALKYVTLDQTTVPDQDAELRRRMEEVLRDDEKQGGLDSVSNARTAKLSTEITKACLPKGLVKPFPWNQMQSMTISGAKGSSVNANLISCNLGQQVLEGRRVPVMVSGKTLPSFRAFDTNPMAGGYVCGRFLTGIKPQEYYFHAMAGREGLIDTAVKTSRSGYLQRCLIKGMEGLKAEYDSSVREATDGSIVQFLYGEDGLDITKQVHLKDFDFLASNYVSIMSQVNLTSDFHNLEKEEVANWHKDAMKKVRKTGKVEAMDPVLSLYHPGGNLGSISENFSQALKKYEDANPDKLLKDKKKDVNGIISKKAFNTLMNMKYMKSVVEPGEAIGIVAGQSIGEPSTQMTLNTFHLAGHSAKNVTLGIPRLREIVMTASAHIMTPTMTLILNDELSKEHSERFAKAISKLSIAEVVDKVQVRERVSSGSVKAKVYDIDITFFPADEYTAEYAITTKDVQNTLQKKLIPKLVKLTKAELKKRVDEKTLKKYSTAQPEIGASVGTVQDGPRGADADAEPADDDVEDDEDDAKRARGTQNRSNQVSYEGPEDEEVDMVRQQDAEEDDDDDEEGNAGEKRDVEMDDASDEESEGETKDTKLREEDIKNQYQEVTQFKFNPRDGGSCTIQLQYDIDTPKLLLLPLVEDACRNAVIQSIPGLGNCTFVEADPIKGEPAHVITDGVNLLAMRDYQDIIKPHSLYTNSIHDMLNLYGVEAARASIVKEMSDVFQGHSISVDNRHLNLIGDVMTQSGGFRPFNRNGLVKDGSSPLAKMSFETTVGYLKEAVVERDFDNLKSPSARIVVGRTGTVGTGAFDVLAPVA; this is encoded by the exons ATGAATGCTCCACTCACCCACGGAGATCAGCAGAGCGACCGACAGGCTAGCGATGGGATCGAAGTGAGAGAGTCGAAGAAAGGCAGCTTTATAAGCAAGATCTGGGGCCGGTCGCGAAAAGACGTCAACAATCGAGACAAGGAAAGGATCTCAAATCACGGGGCGCTGCAAGTGCCAACGTGGGTCCGCCGGCGGTGTCGCAcggcagaaaaaaagttGGGTGAAACTTTTCGCATCGTCGATACCGACGAACCCGCCTTTTCTGCTTCCCAGGCCTTTAACCCCCCACGAGTCCCAGAATTTGCACCGCCAGCGTCGTTTGTCGCTCAAGCGGCTGCCAGGGGAATCATGACTACTTTCGCTCGGCCTGTGGCCTCCTCCATTGCGGGGATTGAGTTTGGTGTCTACAATGATCAAGACATCAAGGCCATCTCGGTCAAGCGAATCCATAATACTCCGACATTGGATTCTTTCAACAACCCCGTTCCCGGTGGTCTCTATGACCCGGCTATGGGTGCATGGGGTGACCATGT TTGCACGACATGCCGCCAAACCTCATGGTCTTGTACTGGCCATCCCGGACACATCGAACTCCCAGTTCATGTGTACAATGTCACGCACTTCGACCAGCTGTATCGCTTGCTCAAGGGCCAGTGTGTCTACTGCCACCGTTTCCAGATGAGCCGAACCAACATCAATTCCTACAGCTGCAAATTGCGCCTGCTGCACTATGGCTTGGTTGATGAGGTAGCTGTTATCGATACGATTGGCGGCAAGGGGTccgacaagaagaaggcgaacaAGGATGGTGAAGGGTCTagcagcgaggaagaggacgacgatgacatTATCGCCCGCAGAAATGCATTTGTCAAGAAATCTATCCGCCAAGCGCAAGCAGATGGAAGACTACGGGGTCTCATGTCTGGCTCGAAGAACCCGCTCGCTGCGGAGCAGAGACGAGCACTTGTTAGAGAATTCTTCAAAGACATTGGTGCTGTGAAGAAGTGCGCCAGCTGCAGCGG ACTCTCCCCGTCGTACCGTAAAGACCGGTCCTCGAAAATCTTCCGAAAGGCTTTGCCCGAGAAGTCTAGACTTACCATGACGCAAGCTGGATTCCAAATACCAAACTCCTtggtcctcctccagcaggccaagaagctTACCTCCAAGGAGAAGGCGGCGCTTGCTAACGGAGTTTCTGACAATGTTAGCACCACTTCCGAAACACATGgtgcagaggaagaggttgcgcGTGGAAATGCAATTGTGGCCCAGGCTGAGAGCAGGAAACAGGCCGTTGGGGAGACCCAGCAGTTCATGCCCTCTCCCGAAGTCCACGCTGCGATGACGCTGCTTTTCGAGAAAGAGCAGGAAATTTTGAGCCTTGTTTATAACTCCCGACCTTTGCCGAAAAAGGAGTCCCAGGTTAGCGCAGATATGttcttcatcaagaacatccTGGTGCCACCGAACAAGTTCCGTCCCGCGGCACCGCAAGGGCCCGGTCAGATCATGGAGGCTCAGCAGAACCAGTCCTTCACAGCGATCTTGAAGAActgcgacatcatcaaccagaTCAGCAAGGAGAGACAGAGCGCAGGCGCCGACTCTACTACGCGCGTGCGGGACTACCGTGATCTCCTTCACTCGATCGTCACCCTCCAGGATACCGTCAACATGCTAATCGACCGTGACCGTGGTAACCTCAGCGgacccgccgccgccgccgctccgATGGGCATCAAGCAGTACctcgaaaagaaggagggtctATTCCGAAAGAACATGATGGGAAAGCGTGTCAACTTTGCTGCTCGAAGTGTTATCTCGCCCGACCCTAACATTGAGACCAACGAAATTGGTGTCCCTATGGTGTTCGCGAAGAAGTTGACCTACCCAGAGCCGGTGACGAACCATAACTTTTGGGAGATGAAGCAGGCAGTCATCAATGGTCCTGACAAATACCCTGGTGCTTCGGCTATTGAGAACGAATTTGGCCAAGTCACCAACCTCCGGTTCAAGAGTCTGGATGAGCGGACGGCGTTGGCAAACCAGCTGCTCGCCCCGTCAAATTGGCGCATGAAAGGATCGCGTAACAAGAAGGTTTACCGCCATCTCACCACCGGTGATATCGTCTTGATGAACCGTCAGCCTACACTCCACAAGCCATCCATCATGGGTCACAAAGCTCGTGTTCTTCCCAACGAAAGAACTATTCGCATGCACTACGCCAACTGCAATACCTACAACGCAGATttcgatggtgatgagatgAACATGCATTTCCCTCAGAACGAGCTCGCTCGTTCGGAGGCTATGATGCTTGCGGATGCAGACCATCAGTACCTTGTCGCAACATCCGGAAAACCCCTGAGAGGTCTGATTCAGGATCACATCTCCATGGGAACCTGGTTCACCTGCCGtgacagcttcttcgatgaggaagaatacTACCAGCTGTTGTACAGCTGCTTGAGGCCCGAGAACTCCCACACAATTACTGATCGGATCCAGACTGTGGGCCCAACGGTGATCCGGCCTAAGCGTCTCTGGACTGGTAAGCAGATTATCTCGACTATCCTCAAGAACATCATGCCTTCCGACAGGGCTGGTCTCAACCTGAAGAGCAAGTCTTCGACCCCTGGAGACCGTTGGGGCGAGGGTaacgaggaaggtgaagttATTTTcaaggatggagagatgcTTTGTGGTATTCTCGACAAGAAGCAAATTGGTCCCACAGCTGGTGGTTTGATTGATGCCATCCATGAGATCTATGGACATACCATTGCTGGTCGGCTGATCAGTATTCTCGGTCGTCTTCTGACGAGATACCTGAACATGCGTGCCTTTACTTGTGGTATCGACGATCTTCGACTGACCCCGGAGGGCGACCGCGTTCGTAAAGAAAAGATTAGCGAAGCTGCTGCCATTGGTCGGGAGGTTGCACTGAAGTATGTCACTCTCGACCAGACTACTGTGCCCGACCAAGATGCCGAGCTGCGGCGACGTATGGAGGAGGTTCTCCGAGACGATGAGAAGCAGGGCGGCCTTGATAGTGTTTCGAACGCTCGCACCGCGAAGCTCTCGACCGAGATCACCAAGGCCTGTCTTCCGAAGGGTCTGGTTAAGCCCTTCCCGTGGAACCAGATGCAGTCTATGACAATCTCCGGAGCTAAGGGTTCGAGCGTCAATGCCAACCTGATTTCCTGCAACCTGGGTCAACAGGTTTTGGAAGGTCGCCGTGTACCCGTCATGGTTAGCGGTAAGACTCTGCCATCTTTCAGAGCATTTGACACGAATCCTATGGCTGGTGGTTACGTCTGTGGTCGTTTCTTGACTGGTATCAAGCCCCAGGAATACTACTTCCACGCCATGGCTGGTCGTGAAGGTTTGATTGATACTGCTGTCAAGACCTCTAGATCCGGATACTTGCAGCGTTGTTTGATCAAGGGTATGGAAGGCTTGAAGGCAGAGTACGACAGCTCTGTTCGTGAAGCCACTGATGGCTCGATCGTCCAGTTCTTGTatggtgaggatggtctGGATATTACCAAACAGGTCCACCTGAAGGATTTCGATTTCCTGGCATCGAACTACGTGTCTATCATGTCTCAGGTCAACCTGACCAGCGACTTCCACaacttggagaaggaggaggtcgcGAACTGGCATAAGGATGCCATGAAGAAGGTGCGCAAGACAGGAAAGGTCGAAGCCATGGATCCTGTCCTTTCTCTCTACCACCCCGGAGGTAACTTGGGAAGTATCTCGGAGAATTTCTCGCAAGCTCTTAAGAAG TACGAGGATGCCAACCCGGACAAGCTTCTtaaggacaagaagaaggacgtGAACGGTATCATCAGCAAGAAGGCATTCAACACTCTCATGAACATGAAGTACATGAAGTCTGTCGTCGAGCCTGGTGAGGCCATCGGTATCGTTGCCGGTCAGTCTATTGGTGAACCGTCCACCCAGATGACCTTGAACACCTTCCACTTGGCTGGTCACTCGGCGAAGAACGTGACGCTGGGTATTCCCCGTCTGCGTGAAATCGTTATGACTGCTAGTGCCCATATCATGACCCCTACGATGACCTTGATCTTGAACGACGAGCTGTCTAAGGAGCACTCCGAAAGATTTGCCAAGGCTATCAGCAAGCTCAGCATCGCGGAGGTTGTCGACAAGGTCCAAGTTAGAGAGCGTGTCTCCTCAGGCAGTGTCAAGGCTAAGGTTTACGACATTGATATCACTTTCTTCCCTGCTGACGAGTACACCGCTGAATACGCCATCACGACGAAGGATGTGCAGAACAcactgcagaagaagctcattCCTAAGCTTGTCAAACTCACTAAGGCTGAACTCAAGAAGCGTGTCGATGAGAAGACCCTGAAGAAGTACTCCACTGCTCAGCCTGAGATTGGTGCTTCCGTTGGCACCGTACAGGACGGACCCCGCGGCGCCGATGCCGACGCAGAGCCGGCTGACGACGAcgttgaagacgacgaggacgacgcCAAGCGTGCACGGGGCACTCAGAACCGGTCCAACCAGGTCTCTTACGAAGGCccggaggacgaggaggtgGACATGGTCCGACAGCAGGatgctgaagaagacgatgacgacgacgaggagggtaACGCCGGCGAAAAGCGTGATGTCGAGATGGACGATGCTTCTGATGAAGAGTCGGAGGGCGAGACAAAGGACACCAAGCTGCGCGAAGAAGATATCAAGAACCAATACCAGGAAGTCACGCAGTTCAAGTTCAACCCTCGCGACGGAGGATCCTGCACTATCCAGCTGCAGTACGACATCGACACTCCCAAGCTCCTGCTTCTGCCCCTGGTGGAGGATGCTTGCCGCAACGCAGTCATCCAGTCCATCCCTGGCCTTGGCAACTGCACATTCGTCGAAGCCGACCCGATCAAGGGTGAACCTGCCCACGTCATCACTGATGGTGTCAACCTGCTTGCCATGCGCGACTACCAAGACATCATCAAGCCTCACTCCCTCTACACCAACTCCATCCACGACATGCTCAACCTCTACGGTGTCGAAGCCGCCCGTGCCTCGATCGTCAAGGAAATGTCCGACGTTTTCCAGGGTCACAGTATCTCCGTCGATAACCGTCATCTGAACCTGATCGGTGACGTGATGACCCAGTCTGGTGGCTTCCGCCCCTTCAACCGTAACGGTCTTGTCAAGGACGGCTCATCCCCTCTGGCCAAGATGAGTTTCGAAACCACCGTCGGTTACCTCAAGGAGGCCGTCGTTGAGAGAGACTTCGATAACCTCAAGAGTCCCAGTGCCAGAATCGTCGTTGGTCGCACCGGAACCGTCGGTACCGGTGCCTTCGATGTCCTTGCTCCTGTGGCGTAA
- the RAD15 gene encoding TFIIH/NER complex ATP-dependent 5'-3' DNA helicase subunit RAD3 (BUSCO:EOG09260ZWU;~COG:L;~EggNog:ENOG410PGIM;~InterPro:IPR010643,IPR013020,IPR027417,IPR006554, IPR006555,IPR014013,IPR010614,IPR001945;~PFAM:PF06777,PF13307,PF06733;~go_component: GO:0005634 - nucleus [Evidence IEA];~go_function: GO:0003676 - nucleic acid binding [Evidence IEA];~go_function: GO:0003677 - DNA binding [Evidence IEA];~go_function: GO:0003678 - DNA helicase activity [Evidence IEA];~go_function: GO:0004386 - helicase activity [Evidence IEA];~go_function: GO:0005524 - ATP binding [Evidence IEA];~go_function: GO:0016818 - hydrolase activity, acting on acid anhydrides, in phosphorus-containing anhydrides [Evidence IEA];~go_process: GO:0006139 - nucleobase-containing compound metabolic process [Evidence IEA];~go_process: GO:0006289 - nucleotide-excision repair [Evidence IEA]), with protein sequence MKFFIDDLPVLFPYPRIYPEQYAYMCDLKKTLDAGGHCVLEMPSGTGKTVSLLSLIVAYQQHYPEHRKLIYCSRTMSEIEKALAELKALMKFRAKELGHTEDFRALGLTSRKNLCLHPSVKREKSGAVVDARCRSLTAGFVKEKKERGEDVELCVYHENLDLLEPHNLVPPGVFTLDDLLRYGEEHKQCPYFSARRMMPFCNVIIYSYHYLLDPKIAERVSRELSKDCIVVFDEAHNIDNVCIESLSIDITEDSLRKATRGANNLERKINEMKTSDAEKLQNEYSKLVEGLQAAEQAREEDQFISNPVLPDDLLKEAVPGNIRRAEHFVSFLKRFIEYLKTRMKVMHTISETPPSFLTHVKDLTYIERKPLRFCAERLTSLVRTLELINIEDYQPLQEVATFATLVATYEKGFLLILEPFESEAATVPNPVLHFTCLDAAIAIKPVFDRFSSVIITSGTLSPLEMYPKMLGFNAVMQESYSMTLARRSFLPMVVTRGSDQAQISSSFQIRNDPGVVRNYGNLVLEFSRITPDGVVVFFPSYLYMESIISMWQGMGILDSIWNYKLILVETPDAQESSLALETYRTACCNGRGALLLCVARGKVSEGIDFDHHYGRAVINIGVPFQYTESRILKARLEFLRENYRIRENDFLSFDAMRHAAQCLGRVLRGKDDYGVMVLADRRFQKKRNQLPKWINQAMLESETNLSTDMAAATAKNFLRTMAQPFKARDQEGISTWSLADIERHREKQKLEEERAQREVPQNLAYGGAAPAPHNGVRNGAGDADEFDDDIDNEDLMMLDAQ encoded by the exons ATATGCCTACATGTGCGATCTTAAAAAGACCCTCGATGCCGGGGGTCATTGTGTCCTGGAGATGCCCTCCGGGACCGGAAAGACTGTATCTCTTCTCTCGCTGATTGTCGCCTACCAACAACACTATCCGGAGCACCGAAAGCTCATCTATTGTTCTCGAACAATGTCCGAGATCGAGAAGGCCTTGGCCGAACTGAAGGCGCTGATGAAGTTCCGGGCTAAGGAACTTGGGCATACCGAAGATTTCCGCGCGCTGGGTCTGACAAGTCGAAAGAACTTGTGTCTGCATCCGTCTGTCAAGCGGGAAAAGAGTGGCGCGGTGGTCGATGCAAGGTGCCGGAGCTTAACTGCAGGCttcgtcaaggagaagaaagagcgcGGTGAGGACGTTGAACTTTGCGTCTATCATGAG AACCTCGATCTGCTCGAACCGCACAACCTCGTTCCCCCAGGTGTCTTCACCctcgatgatcttctcaGATACGGAGAAGAGCATAAACAATGCCCTTACTTTTCTGCCAGACGCATG ATGCCCTTTTGCAACGTCATCATCTACTCTTACCACTACCTGCTGGACCCCAAGATCGCTGAGAGGGTATCGCGAGAGCTTTCTAAGGATTGTATCGTGGTTTTCGACGAGGCTCACAATATCGACAACGTCTGTATTGAATCGCTAAGCATTGACATTACGGAGGATTCATTACGGAAAGCGACGAGAGGCGCGAACAATTTGGAACGCAAGATCAATGAGATGAAGACTTCGGATGCAGAAAAGCTCCAGAATGAGTATTCCAAACTCGTTGAAGGCCTACAGGCAGCCGAACAAGCTAGGGAGGAGGATCAGTTCATTTCAAACCCTGTCCTTCCGGATGATCTGCTCAAGGAGGCCGTGCCGGGAAATATACGACGAGCGGAGCACTTCGTATCCTTCCTTAAAAGATTTATCGAATACCTCAAAACCCGAATGAAAGTCATGCATACCATATCCGAAAcgcctccttccttcctaACACACGTGAAGGATCTGACCTATATCGAGCGGAAGCCCCTTCGCTTCTGCGCTGAACGACTAACGTCGCTCGTGCGAACTCTGGAGCTTATCAACATAGAAGACTACCAACCGCTCCAGGAGGTAGCAACATTCGCGACTCTAGTCGCCACCTATGAAAAAGGATTCCTCCTGATCTTGGAACCTTTTGAATCAGAAGCAGCAACCGTTCCCAACCCGGTATTACATTTCACCTGCTTAGATgccgccattgccatcaagcCGGTGTTCGACCGATTCAGCTCCGTCATTATCACTTCAGGAACGCTATCCCCTCTTGAGATGTACCCCAAGATGCTAGGATTCAATGCTGTAATGCAGGAGTCCTACAGTATGACACTTGCTCGTCGGTCTTTCTTACCCATGGTCGTAACCCGCGGATCCGATCAGGCGCAgatatcctcatccttccaaaTCCGCAACGATCCCGGAGTCGTCCGAAACTATGGCAACCTCGTCTTGGAATTCTCCCGAATCACCCCCGACggcgtcgtcgtcttcttcccctcttacTTGTACATGgaatccatcatcagcatgTGGCAGGGCATGGGCATTCTCGACTCAATCTGGAACTACAAACTGATCCTCGTCGAGACGCCCGACGCACAAGAATCCTCCCTCGCCCTCGAAACCTACCGAACAGCTTGCTGCAACGGCCGAGgcgccctcctcctctgcgtCGCACGAGGCAAAGTCTCCGAAGGAATCGATTTCGACCACCACTACGGCCGCGccgtcatcaacatcggcGTTCCGTTCCAATACACCGAGTCCCGCATCCTGAAAGCTCGTCTCGAATTCCTGCGCGAAAACTACCGCATCCGCGAAAAtgacttcctctccttcgacGCCATGCGTCACGCCGCTCAATGCCTGGGTCGCGTCCTACGCGGAAAGGACGACTACGGAGTCATGGTGCTCGCTGATCGTCGATTTcagaagaagcgcaaccaGCTCCCCAAATGGATCAATCAGGCCATGCTGGAAAGCGAAACCAACCTCAGTACTGATATGGCGGCGGCTACCGCCAAGAACTTCCTGCGGACGATGGCCCAGCCGTTCAAGGCTAGGGATCAAGAAGGGATCTCCACGTGGAGCTTGGCTGATATAGAAAGACACCGAGAAAAGcagaagttggaggaggaacgtGCTCAGCGAGAAGTACCACAAAATCTTGCTTATGGCGGTGCCGCGCCTGCTCCCCACAATGGAGTTCGTAATGGTGCAGGTGATGCAGATGAGTTCGATGATGACATTGATAATGAAGATCTGATGATGCTGGATGCGCAGTGA